Part of the Zea mays cultivar B73 chromosome 4, Zm-B73-REFERENCE-NAM-5.0, whole genome shotgun sequence genome is shown below.
acaattacaaagtttcataacatttcaagacctgcaacttttattttggtggtttttccatccgaggtagtttgaaaaatttaaaattcaaacatagttttgcataacaagatgatttcaaaccaaaacattgtcaactacaaagtttcataactcttcaatacctacaacttttatgttggtggttttttctttctaagttgttttcaaaattcaaattttaaattttttaaattcaggcATAGTTTTCGTtgccaatatgacttcaaatgaaaaagttgtcaactacaaacttctataactttttacgatctacaaagtttattttggttgtttgatcatttgttcatctcacatgatagttctaacaatatgcacaaattctatacatatCTCTCGTAATTCCATAAACTATGAGAGAAAtacaggttttatgaacaaatttatttttagtttatcatatgaagaaatgttcaaaatataaaatgtacatcatgatgagttatacaaatttgtagtggaaaactttttcatttgaattaatttactgctttaaaatgtgtATGCAGTTGGCTTGATGTGATACAATAAGCTAAACTCACGGGTTTtccatgggtttccacccaattacGGGTTGGTTTGGGATCAATAATGTTATTGGATGGGTTGGGTTTAACTTTCCTCTAATATTTTTGGTTGGGTGTGGGATGGATATCAAAGTAATTAGATTTGGGTATGGGTAGGAGTGGATTGGATTTTTTGCCATTAGCAGGCCTACGTAAATGGACAAAAACCTGCTGACAGTGACCGGTGTAATATTACCGCAGTGCTCTGCTCAAACTAGATGCTTGCTTTCTTTAACTGCAAAGTTATGTCTCGTCATCAGCAATTTTATTTTGCCTACTAGCTGGGACATTCGGAAAGACCCCAAACCCAATCATTTCAATATTTCCTGACACACACAGTACGTGATGAACAGATACAGAATCAAGTCCCGGGGTTGTCGGCGAAGGATTCGGCTGGCAACCAGCACCCTCCATCCTACCATCCACCGGCTAGGACTATCATCCTTGGCTTCAGCAAGGGTGGAGTGGTGGTGAACCAGCTCGTGACGGAACTTTCTCGGTGGGGGGCATCAGGATCAACGAACCAGGCGGCGGCGGCCGACGTTCCACGACCAGCAGCAGCAGGTCCAGGTCCACCACCCCATCCGACCCAGAACGACCTTCTTCTCCTGGGGGCTCCTACTCGGAGCAGCGACGACCTGCTGTCAAGTATCTCCGAGCTCCACTACGTGGACGCCGGCCTCAACCGCGCCGGAGCGTACGTGGCCGACCGCGCGGTGATCGGGAGGATACGCGAGCACGTCGTACGCGCCGGCGACAAGAGCCTCCGCTTCGCCCTCCACGGTACCCCGAGGCAGTGGTGTGATCCGAGCCGCCCGTGGATCCGGGAGGAGAAGGACGCGATGGTCCAGGTACTCGCGGACGAGGCCCGGAGGAGCGAGGGGAGGCTTGTGCTGTCTGAGAAGCTGTATTTCGAGGGCAGACCTCGCAGCCTGCTCATGCATTTTGAGGTCTTGGAAGCGATGGATATATAATGTAATGTAAGCTGATACTCGATAGGTCTGATAAGCGATGGATATATAATTTGTTGTCCCCTGCTGATGCATGGCTTGCCGGTGGGATTGTGTGTTAGTCAGTCgggatcccccccccccccccccccccccctcgtgcTAGTTAGTATTCGGCCGTGAACAAGTCAAGATGAGCAGAGCCAGCCTGGTATCTATTGTCGGATTCGGATATATGGCACGACCGCGGTGCGTGGCCAACAGTGGACGACGTGTTGCCGCAGCTGAATCCTGATTGGAGGACGGGCGCGCTTAGTTATTATTTTTTTATTAGTGCATTCGGCTAGCTGTTGCCCTGTGCGAAGGATACTGCCCGGAGTGGTTCTGTTAGTTAAAGTGGCTAGTGCCATACGAACGAACACACACGCACATAGATTACAAAATCCTCGCTGTTCTTGTCTCGCCTGAACCGGTCAAACGACAGTGTTCGCTGTTCCAGACAAATCCGGACCTGCAGCAGTTCCGGAAGAAGGCGATCTGTTTGTGTGTGCCTGCCGCCCGTCCCATGGACAGCAATCTGCACTGACGTCCGACTCCGAGCTGCGCTTTCGTTTTCGATCGTCCTTGCGTCGCTCGGCCCCTCGCTGCGTGACAAAACACGAGTAAGACCGCACGAAGGGATCAAATCAACCGCAGGCCGACGCCGATTTGAGTCCAAAAATACGCTTTTTGTGGGGGGTGGGGGTGGCTCTGGTTGCTTGCGTGACCGGATCGCGCCATTGAAAGTTGAAACGGTCAGCTCGCACTCAGAGAGATCACAGCAGACCAAGACCTGAACGATCTGATCATCCGATCTTGTAGCGCCGGGAAGCAACTCAGCCTGCACTCCTTCTGTTAGCTACTGGTACTGGGAATGGAGGAAGAGAGCAAGAAGGAAGGCGAAGAACTCAGAACCAGGAAGCCCGTTTCTGTACTACTAAATAATTCTTTTACATAGGCCATACCCTTTCCTCAAGACAAATATTCTTATTTGTCAAGGCGACCCACATGGTATAGGCACACTCAAACTTTCCTCAAGACAACTATCCTTATTTGTCAAGGCGACCCACATGGCATAGGCACACTCAAACCCATACCTAGGACTTAATCGGTTAAAGATGGATTGATGGGGATTAGAAGAGACTAAATCtatttctattcaattttgaatcaCCTCCAATCCCTGTGCAACCAAACACGGGAGCTCTTATCTTTAGCATGTCCGGCAACATCGGATATGCGACACCTTCCGTCTAGAAGATTGTCAGACGCTCGTCTTCCCCGCGGCAACGATAGCCGGCACAGCCAGGAAAATACGAAGGTGAGGAGGAATTGTTTGTTATTCATTTCCTGACTCGCATAGCAACAGTCTGCAGGTTTATACTCCTGTCATTACAGCCTAATGGCAGACGGCCCACACCAATTCGGCCCACGGCCCACTACACGACCCACTCAGCTCCAGAAATCCGAACGCTAGGCCTTCTCTTGCGCTTTGCCCTGGCTTCAACTTCCTGTGCTCCTTCCTCGGCATTAGTTTCTCCCGCCGCTGCTGAAGAACTGCTGACATTCCCCCGCCGTTGAAAGCCCGCTTGCCCCCAAGCGGGCGCATCTGGAAATCTTGTCCGCAAAGCCTCCTCATCTTCCCAAGTTGACAAGACCTCATCACCATCGGACCACTGGATAAGCACTTGTTGAATCGAAGACGAACCACGCTGAATGACTCGACGGTCCAGAGCTCGGAGTGGAATTTGAATACTGTCAGTCAGATCAGGCAACATTGTACTCACTTGTTGATTCCCAACAGCCCCTTTAAGCTGAGAAACATGTACCACAGGATGGACAGTAGCTGACGGAGGTAGCTGGAGTTTGTAAGCAACTTTGCCAATTTTTTCCAATATGGTATAAGGACCAAAATATTTAAAACTCAACTTATGATTAGCCCTTGTAGCTACA
Proteins encoded:
- the LOC103653864 gene encoding uncharacterized protein → MDRWTGVVYVPLSRGGPLFRVAASLLLSPAKTLAVPRVNAILFTGDRVRGTGDPVIERLSDAAHLAGVLAGKLPGEANAWVVDAARFAGPFAVYRELVPTVDAAGDPKGYDPTGFPAAAGVANILARSIGEIQNQVPGLSAKDSAGNQHPPSYHPPARTIILGFSKGGVVVNQLVTELSRWGASGSTNQAAAADVPRPAAAGPGPPPHPTQNDLLLLGAPTRSSDDLLSSISELHYVDAGLNRAGAYVADRAVIGRIREHVVRAGDKSLRFALHGTPRQWCDPSRPWIREEKDAMVQVLADEARRSEGRLVLSEKLYFEGRPRSLLMHFEVLEAMDI